GTATGTGTATAGCTATGTGTATAGCACGAACCCGAGAGGAATGTTTTCCCGTCACAGTGATCGGTCACAGCCACCCTGTTTCTTTATTTTCGAATGCGTTTAGATGCGCATAGATATGCCGTGCCGTGCAGGGCCCCTCGGAGCACGTTAGGGAAACAGCTTGCGATGATTTTGTGTATACTGTATATCCATACTGTTCATGTGTATGTCAACATCTATTTATTATTAAATATCAATAAGCTATTTCACGCAAATATGTGTCATAGTCTAGGGTTTCGAGCTTGTGGTCGTTCAGGCTTCGGTTTGATCGGGATTCAAATTTGCGAGATGGCGCTGACGTGGCATCGCATGCGACATCGCGACCGCATGCTGACGAACATGGTGTCCTTTGTGCTCCTGATGGTACTTCTCATGTTCACTCTCAATGGAGGTAGCATCGACCAGATGGGCCATCTTGGAGGTCTTCTCTGTGGTACGTTGAAGACATTTCCGTTCACGTGTGCGGCTCACCTCTGAACCGTTAACCTTTGCGCATCTTTCAAAGCCTCCGTGCATACCTTTGTGCAGACACGTGACGTTAGTAGGCAGACACGCACAAATGGAATACTACGTATTATAAGCGAGGATGTGcggcgatgcatgcatacatatacgtaaCTAAGGTCAGTGTGTGGAACTCGCAAAACGGTGCCCCATTTCGTCGCTGACACAGGATTTACATAGATAAATTGTATGTGTAATGTTTAGGTGGGTACccgtgaagagagagaggcaagggACATAGATTTATGCTCAGGAACTGAGATTACAGCAAATTTGCGCCCGTCAGAGGTATGGCAACTGCTTCGCCACCATGTATGTTTTTCTCACAGGCTTCTCTATCGGCATGTTGTATAACAAGGAATTGAACGATAAGCCTGTGTGGTACCCCTGGGCGTCTGCAGCCGCGATCGGCATTTTACTTGCCTTGCCAGCAGCGTGCTTCCCAATTCTCTATGCTGTTGATCGCCATTGCCACAGGGATTTGTCCTACATTTAGGCATGCGTCAGTTTTGTGCAGCAAATGAAGCGCAGAAAGGACACGAAAATGTCCCGTTGTCAATAGGCCCAATACCCGGTATTCTAACGGCTCAGTGGCCCTCCCTGATTACTTACCTTTCATATAGGCGTTCGTTATTTCATGTTCTGTCGCGTTACTCATTTTCTGCTATTCTACTTGTACTCATTGTAGTGAACATGCATGTATTTAAATCTCGCTGCGTGCGTATGTGGAAGTGCGAATTTCAACTTGGCGCTGCTCTGAGTGTCTGCTACTAGTAAGGATGTCGGCAGGTTGTGTGAGTCGGTGGATCGACGGTGGAGAGTTCTTCTGGCTATCCGTAGCCGCGATAGTCAGCATGACGGGAAAACTTGTAGTGGCTAGGGTTGGCGAGTGCTTTCTTCTCAGGGTTTCGAGCTTGGAGATATAGTTGTGAGTCATGGATGCCACATCAAATCACTGACACTTCGTAAATAACCCGTGGTGCTCAATTTCCTCGGAACGCTGGCAGGCCTCGTTCAGCAGAAGCGTTTCCTGACGAATTTATTTATGGCACTAACTCTCTATGTATTTATTGCACATGCTGCCAAGTACGTACTTCCGTGAGACAGACACAATCAGCTGTGAATATAAACTCCTCAACAAGCAAAATAGTGATACAGACGTGGAAATAGCCAAAAGCGTTGAACAGCCTTCCACACATACACCACGAAAACCCCATTCCAGATTTCAGTTACAGCTCCGGAGACTCGCTCAGAGAGACCACCTGCTTGTGTCCATAAGGGCGAGCATGCAGCAGAAGGGTTCGGAACCAGGTGGTGatgagaaaggaagaaccCTGAGAAGAAATGACAGGGTCCGCATGCGTGACGTCTCACTCTGTGAGTGTTTGTATCCGTTTACACTTGTGTGATTTGAGTATATCCATTTATATCAGTATGTATCTGTCTTCACCTCCCAATGCGTGCATAGATTTGCACGTCAATGTACGTACTACACTCATAGGTACATGTGCATGCTGCATCCATAAAGAATGTTTTCACATGAATAGACACATGCATCAATGTGCATCTGGATGTATAAATACGCATGCGCTCAACACGGATGCTACACTTTCTAGTTTGTTTTTGCTAAAGTGCTTTCTGATGCGGGTCTAAACTATAAACGACTCACCGGGCAATCCATGGATATGCTGACGGGGAGCGGTCTTCATTAGAGGATGGTTGGTGCCTCCTGTGGCCAATCTGATCAGGTGGGATGGCATTGATTAAACGGATAGTCGGTAAAAGTGGACTGAAACAACACAACTCTTGCTGTGACGCATTGAATGAAGCCACACGCGGGCACATAACACGTTTAGGTGTGCCAGCAGACTGATGTTCCGGTTTCGTCTTCCGTGGGGTCGGTAGGCCGCAGCTTGTGTTACTGCAAGAAGTTTGCTAGTCAAATGCTCCCTATTTGCTGTACAACTCAAAACATCAAAACAAACGCAACGTGGGCgctgtgtgcatgtatgGGGGGGGGGAGAATGTAGGTGCGTTTTCGGCCTACAGAAGGCAACTTGAGTTGCAGACTTTTCGTGGCCTCTGATCTGCTGCTAATGCAGGCGATCCAGAGCTCGTACAATTCGTATTGGTTCGGTAACCTAGTCAAAACAGAACCAGGGTAAAAACCCAGAAAGAGGGATCGGGGACAAGAGCGCAATAGGCATGGATTATCTGTAGAATCCTGTTTCCGAACTCTTCGCACGTCAGCATTAGAAAACTTCTGATGTAAATACAGTATGCTCAACGTTCATAATACATACGGCGCACAAACAGGGGGTAACACATTTGGAAGTCATTCAGTAGGAGGCGGGGAAACGTGAAAATTTCATGGTGGATAAATATCGATCATCATCCGCATACGTTCAGTTTAGAGGTAGAAGATGTAGAACATACAAATGTCAATGAATGAAGAACGGGTCGAGCAATCATTACATGACGCCTGACAATCGGGCTCTACCATTTGTTGAACCTCTCCTGTTGAAGATGTGAAAGAAGCCAATACTGACTGTAGGGTCGCAAAAAAAGACGAATGAATGCCGCAATGTCCATGTCCAATTGTTCAAGTACATAAAAAACGACTCGATCCACGAAGTAACTAAATCCACAAGAAGACAGactggaagaaagaaaataCAGTGTGAATTCGTTCATCCGTTTTCTGAGCAGTTCCGTTCTGTAGCCTCAAATAACACAGACAAGGAGGTTCGAGGTGTCGAGGACCTTGCAGTGAAACTGGAAAACAGCGAGTCGTAGGTTGAAATTCTTGGAAACTTACCAGAGATCGCTCAAACAGAGCCCCACAGGGAAATTCTTGTCGATACAGGATGAGTTGTCTGCATAAATATGTACACACATTTTTGTATGCTTTTCAGTTCTGTGCCCATTTAAGACGCGTTGCGATACAGGCGCAAGTACTCTAGTAAAGAACGCCATCACATACGTACACGATCGTCGCGCACTCTGCCTATACTTGTATTTATTGGCATATTCGTTGTACGCCGCTTATTTAAAATGACACAGGAATGCGCCGTGGAGTCTCCAGTAGTTCGGAGTTAACACACGTAGCACTGCCCCAGTCGCTGTTTtatatctgtctctctccatacAACCTGGCGTATGCTTCTGTCGGCTGCGTTTATGACCTACTTCGGATAACTCCCAGCGTGTCTGCATCAACGTCCTTGTTGGCCGCGAGTTTCCGCATGATCCAACTGGCCTCGCTGTTGGCTTGAACAACaacgcctgcatgcacagcaagATGAAGCGTATCAAGTCTTCTTGTGTGGCAGTCAATAGCAGACAGTGGAACGGAAGCGGCCCCATGTCTCCTTTTCACCCCATGAAACAGTCTGCTCGAGTTCGGACCGAAACGGtggatgcagagacacaggcacTCCTGTGTCTGACCGTTTCATGTCTTCTTGCTCACAGACCGCTCAGTTCGTAGATGAAGAAAGGAGTTTGCACTTCTATGTCGATCCGTGTGtaaatacacatatgcacatCGTGGGGGAGAACGGAAAGATAGCTATAGAcgcagcgacggagacggcGTCAGGTGTCTGTGTGCTCGAGCAGCCCCGGCATTTTTTAGGGTTCGCACAGCTGGTTTCTTATTGCTGTGAGCTGCAGGGTTTGCCATTGTCGGGTTCTCTCGGTAGGGAACCAGAGAGCTTCAATCTTTTTGCCGCAGACTGAATAAGCTCATGTGCCTTTCGAGGAGCGTGACAGTGCATGCGGAGCTGTGTGTCCTACTTCCTAGCATTCGCTCATGATGATCAAAACCCCTAAGGAGTAGAAAGGCTTTCGCGGGCTCAGTGAATCACTTGGTCACGGGGCACGAGTTAAAACCAAGGTTTGTTGCCGATGCACAAGGAATCAGTGGTTTTGTCAGACAAATGAGCTTCACCTTCTAaaactgtgcatgcatgcaaattgTTCCCCATTCCTGCCCACCACGACGATCGACGAGGAGCGTAGCTGCTGGGAATTTGGAGAAAATTTCTTTCATGTGACTTAGAGCACatgaaagcgagagaacccGGCAGCCTCCAGCGTGCATGCTGTTGATCACTTGCTCGAACCCCTGTGTCACGCAGAACGTAGCGACAGCGTGGAATGTAGAATAGAGTAAATCTGCACGATCGGCACCTGTTGTACAGAAGAACCACGATGCTTCAAGTGCACAATTCCCTCGCATTCGAACAGGGCCTAAGTGTTCGCCATCCAGCAAACATGTCACCAATTCTGTCGCCTCGTGAGCTAGCAGCAGTCGGTAGAGCAGCCGCGCTTCACGTGCATCAACAGCGGTATACCGATCTGCTTTTGTTTCCAGCTCgcccttcttcgctgttgtttctgtatatatctgttCTTTTTTACCTGCAATTTTTGAATATCCAGAGTATTGAAGACTCTGTCTTGCAATTTATTGAATAACTGAATGCATCCCGTCGGCTTCTCGTCCGCATCCTGGTCCTCGGGCATCAGCGGAATGCACACCATCGTCCTCGTAGTGTGTGGACTGGGCCTCTCTGAATCTGCTTTAAAGCTGACAAAAAGACAACAAAGGAGTGACTCGAAACTGGCTGACTGAAGCCACTCCTGCCTTGTGTCCTATTCCAATCCGTAAATCCGGCATTATCGAGCGTTTTTGCACATACATGCCAGAAAAGAAGTGTGAGCATATGCGTTCGTGAAATCCTACGTCACCGGGTCTAATTTTCCCCAGATATAGAAGTACAGATATCCCTTCCTACACATCAGTCAACACATATCTACAATCAGTGGTTTTTACGTGTGCCCCAAGGAAGTGTCGCTACAGGAATATGCATGCCGACATACGTGCAGGTAGAAAGATGAGGTAGTGCCCTCCTGTTGGGCGTATAGGCGCGTTCTCCATTCACTGGGgttcctttgtttctctatatatctatgcgTCGACGATTATTTAGAAGCTCCCCGAAATGCATCTTCCAATTCATAAACGGTTCCTCTAGGTtacgtatgcatgtatggAATTGCTTATGCTTGCTTCGTACCCTGTGTGTATACGCGTGTTGGGaaatgtgtatgcatatacgtgTAGAGAAGCGTACATAGCTGTACACAATGTCAGAGCAAGGCTTTTTCGGTGAACCCTagagacacatgcacacggacggaacgagaaaaaaaagtgtGGAACGAAGATGAACATGTAGATGAGGAAAGCCAATTATTTtgaggagggagacgcaCACCCACGTAAAAAGCATAAAACCTTCTCAGGTTATATTTCCTCGAACTCTGACACCGCAGTCATGAAGCTTTTCTCGCACCGACCGTGTATCTCTGGCAGCGTCGACTACGTTCACACAAGTGCCAAACTCCGTGACTCTTTCTGCGAGGGCGCTCCGGGGCCGTGGGTCGTCGGCTAGTTCCTGCTGCAGCTATGCAAATAAAGGAACATCCCCAACTCGGTTCCACAGAGTGAAATATCTCGCAGATACACATTTGTGTGCCTCCGGATATACACGTGCAAAAACTGCTAGTTCTCAAGATGCTCACTACACCCTTATCAGTGGCGATATCGTCTGCGTAGGCACAAGTGCAGGAAGCTTCACATCTTCATTTGACTGTCTAGCAGGCCTCCACTATCTTCCTTTCTGCGGATGCAACTAAGCATGTGAGATAAAAATACATGTATAAGTCGGGTTGCGAATGTATGAGCCTCTTTGCGTACACCGAACGGCGTCTCCATGTATGGATATCCGGTTGAGTGGCCAGACCTAAATCCTTTAAACACGCAGAATATTCTTGCTATCCTTCAGCATAGATCCCACCTAAGCTACTTCGCATTCAAAGAACGATCCAAATGAGTGTTTTGGGCCCTGACCCACAGGCCTATGCCAACAAGGGGGGGTGGCGCGAAGCTTACTGTGGTGGCCTGAAGAGTGAGACTCCCTGGAGTGTTCATCCAAATAGAGCAATGCTCAGCGTCTAGGGCGTCTGCAATGGCACTCGTGAGCCAATGCAGGGCCGGATTGCCCTCAGGGGATTGCAGAGGCTCTGAAGAAAATCGAACGGCAGATGGCCCTTCAGATAGCAGTAGGATCTACAGAAACGATGGAGGAGACATGCaaatgcatgtgcatatgcGTTTGTGGCTACATAGGtgcatatgtacatgtacagGACTCCACGTGCCTATCAGGAAGTGAGGGACATCTCCTAGTCCCCCGCTGCACACTTTATGCAGGGCTCAACCTGTTTCAGGCATTTCATTTgacgtttctcttcgtccacACACAATTATGTGAATGGATATAGTCTTGCTAGCACCTGTAACCAGCATCGGCAGCATGTTCACTTCTTCCGATAGGGAAACGTCCGTGACTGTCAAGACTTTAGTCAAGAAGTTCGTTCACTCGACAATCAATATATCTACTACGATATTCTACATCTGTCTATTCACCCTTGGACGTGCCCATCGAAGTCACTTGCCAATATGTTTCCGTGCAAGATCCCGCTTGTTAATCAGCCTCTTGACGGATAAAAAACGACAGGGACTTCACTCTTTGCATGTTGGCAGTGACAGCAATATTTAACAGGCTTACGTTTTTCGTTGTGAGTCCTTATTACCTTTTGGGATCATGGCGTGCAACGCATGGGTAGACCAGACCTCTTCAGAGTGGAGAATGGCGTCAGCATTGTCGAGAAAGGGGCTGTACGTGAAGACGTGGCCGACATAGTCACTCACGGTTTGAAGAAAACTGATGTCATCGTTCACAAAATTCAATCCGTGGAGCTTGTTTAGCAACTGAACACAGCCTATAatctgcgaagaagaacaacaTTTAAAGTAATTCCATCCAAAACCGGTGGTTTGTCAGTATTTATGTCATCTCTTAtctctgtacaaatgatccgcgaaccagaactgtataactcgaatcgaataaacagagcATTGACTGTTAAGGTGAAGTTCCGGAAATAAAGAGAACGGTAGTACAGCCGTCAGCGACGTAGCTGCTCACCTAGCTACTGGCAATCTTGACGTTCACTACAGATTTCCTTTGGAAAAGATGCAAAAACAGTGTGCAACGACCGatgaggaaggaagacgcCGCCGCCACATGTTGCAGAAGGGAAATACACGAATGCGTGTTCGGCAAATAGAAGCACACTGATGAGGTATGCACACATGTTTTCGTCATCAATGCGACCACCCCATTTGCACCACGTTAACATGCAGTCCACGACAGGGGACAGGAGCCGCGATACCTGCCTGATGCGTCACCGGCACGCTTGTTTTTCGTCGAAGGCGAATACGGTCTTTTCCCATCGAAGTGTCTACATACGCACGCGGGAGCAGTCACCAGTGACTTCAATCATGCATGCTTAGCTGTGTTTCGCTTCTTATGTGGAAGCACGTGgaaagcggaagaaaagTGACTGTCTGGTAGAGCAGGTCGAGTTCCGTCCTTGCCCAGACGAGCTCTCAAGTCACTCAGTAGCCTAGTCTCTCACCTTGTCGCCTAGCCGAAGGGGGACACAGCAGATGTTCCTCGTCCGGAAATGTGTTTTTTTGTCGATCACAGGATTAAATCTGGAAAAGCAAACCTCAGGCGATTTGTTAGCGGACTCAATATCCAACAGACTGTCGACCTAATATGCTTTTCTGCTCTACACACGCTTTCACCGACCGGACCAAGCGATCTGTAGTTTGCGCAGAGggtgttttttcctcttgttGACCCGTCCCGCTTCATTCACGAAGTTGCACCACGAAGTCTTCCAGATGCAGTGCGGTCACCAGAACGACTGGGCTCGAAGAGACTCACTCAAATCACGCACACACATGTCGAGCGGAGGAGGCAAATCTATTACGCGCACCCGCGTGAACCAGTTGGACACTCGCCTGCTCCAGGACTGCGATGCTTCCGAGTGTTGGCGGCACCCACCGTAGGTCACGAACATATCCAGAGGAAAGCAGTATCAAACAACACGATGTCGAGACACACTGAAGAATCCGCGTCAGGTGAGAGTGAATTCTCTAACCTAGGGTGGCAGTACGCTTTCTCCACAATCATCGGCTGACCGGTTGCGTACACGACGCCGGCAATCCCGCAGCCACTCTTCAGACGGATGGCTTGTGATAGGCCCCCAGTGGCACACCTGAGTTTTCTCAAACAAGCAAAAACGCCGACAGGGGACAGAACTCTAATGAAAGGTGTTCCCTGTGTTTTGTCAGCGCACTGGGTAAGCTGTTATTTCTACATATCTCGTTTGCCTCCGTGGCAATTTGAGAGGTAACGGAGAcagcctctctcctgccgAGATGGAGACTCACGAAGACATAGTTTCAGCTAACTCTGATTCCTACTGATGCCAGACATACAATTCGTGTATTTAGTTCGTTTCAGGACGAAGATACGTCTCTTCATATAAGCGCACGGTGCGCTGGTATGCAGCATGCTACGCGTTCACACACGAAAGCACAGGAGTGCAACAACTCACTGCCAAACAAACCGGCTTTTGACatgcttcttcccctctgtttcctccactTTTTCTTTGCTCAGTGCCCTTTACTCGAGGTAGTCTAGCGCAAAATTTTTAGCAACCCAAAGTCCAGCGGTGTTTTGCACGGAGCACTACTGAACTCGAGTTCGGGTACTGGATAGAAAAATGCTCTGCTGCTTGCTGACACCCGTGCAAAAACCGAGTCGTCTCTGAGTGCCGACACCAGACTGAAGACGCAGACTTTTACGCTTAGTCAGCGTTTAGAGATAAAACGACTCGCGCTTGGCGAAAACGAACTGCTTGCTCCACTTTAGGTGGCGTTTCTGCTGGCCTGCTGGAGCAGCTGCCAGGAAGCAGAACATTTCTGTACCGAGATGAACGATAAAACGCTTCCGACTAACCGCGAATAGAGCTCGCCCTGATTAGAGTCCCACAAAAAGACCGTGgctctctccacctcgaGGATTTCTGTCAGCAGCTGGAGCCACTGAATGCATCGccatgagagagagaaaaaaaaggttCAAGGAATACTTGTCTGTTGAATGTAGGCGCGTGGTCCCCGAATAAAGGTCTCGTTGCTCTAAGAAGGCCACAGATAATTTTTAGGTAGATTGGTAGATGCAGGAGTCGAAGCTACGTTAAGATGGTTCGACGTGTTGCGCCGGTCGCCACCTTCACTCCTCTATCGCTCTCCATCTTTCCTCCTGTGAGATACGTTTTTCTAGTAGAACGAACAGCGAACTTATCTCTACATCGAACACAAAGAAGCGTTCGTGTTTGAGCGAGTGCTATTTCAATTATGCAACTATCGAACGTAACAGATGCGTAGTAATTCTACAGTGTATGGCCATGTTTGCTTGTTTCCAGACGGGGACGTCTGACGGTGTCT
This Toxoplasma gondii ME49 chromosome VIII, whole genome shotgun sequence DNA region includes the following protein-coding sequences:
- a CDS encoding hypothetical protein (encoded by transcript TGME49_200295); translated protein: MIPKEPLQSPEGNPALHWLTSAIADALDAEHCSIWMNTPGSLTLQATTLQQELADDPRPRSALAERVTEFGTCVNVVDAARDTRFKADSERPSPHTTRTMVCIPLMPEDQDADEKPTGCIQLFNKLQDRVFNTLDIQKLQGFEQVINSMHAGGCRVLSLSCALSHMKEIFSKFPAATLLVDRRGVVVQANSEASWIMRKLAANKDVDADTLGVIRNNSSCIDKNFPVGLCLSDLW